In Onthophagus taurus isolate NC chromosome 6, IU_Otau_3.0, whole genome shotgun sequence, a genomic segment contains:
- the LOC139429983 gene encoding uncharacterized protein, translating to MHVTKGEKDKNINIMISGERLEVVDKFEYLGTIVTENGTIDREIQKASNVYYQMNNTFVGKKEVRTNTKLRIYKTIYTQTLTYGVEIRDKLKSKITAAEIKFLRKIVRKQELIELETKLYIRDDIEQIPLVTEIEHKQLSWYRNLVRMLEERIPRRAIDMGLVGKRRIGRPRIKWLNGVEEIVRKIGGNVQEVKKMARNRLSFRRWIEDPDAVIVISRGNDKEEGEVFY from the coding sequence ATGCATGTAACTAAAGgggaaaaggataaaaacataaatataatgatAAGTGGGGAGAGACTGGAAGTTGTGGATAAATTTGAATACTTGGGCACCATTGTTACAGAGAATGGAACAATAGACAGAGAAATACAAAAAGCAAGTAATGTATATTACCAAATGAATAACACATTTGTGGGCAAGAAGGAAGTAAgaacaaatacaaaattaagaatttataaaactaTATATACTCAGACCCTCACTTATGGAGTTGAAATAAGGGATAAactcaaatcaaaaataacagcagctgaaataaaatttttaagaaagatTGTGAGAAAACAAGAATTGATCGAATTAGAAACAAAACTATATATAAGAGACGATATAGAACAAATACCGCTGGTAACTGAAATAGAACACAAACAGCTGAGCTGGTATAGAAACCTAGTCAGAATGCTAGAAGAGAGAATTCCCAGAAGAGCAATAGATATGGGATTAGTTGGAAAACGAAGGATAGGCAGGCCAAGGataaaatggttaaatggAGTGGAGGAGATAGTGCGCAAGATAGGAGGAAATGTGCAGGAAGTGAAGAAAATGGCAAGAAACAGACTTAGTTTTAGAAGATGGATAGAGGATCCCGATGCTGTGATAGTAATATCTAGGGGAAATGATAAAGAAGAAGGAGAAGTGTTTTATTAG